The following coding sequences lie in one Panicum virgatum strain AP13 chromosome 6N, P.virgatum_v5, whole genome shotgun sequence genomic window:
- the LOC120679651 gene encoding cytochrome P450 89A2-like, with product MQDALIFLLPLTLLLVHIVVRLRLRHAPTRKAAYARLAAVRSALLSKLPTLGLGQPDVYVTDRFAAHRLLVRGAAAGGAFSDRPPSIVPSAVLSRRRHYNINSAPYGPLWRAVRRNLTSEILHPSRLRRYGPARRHALGDLIADLDRQRAFGSGGVVLAAESLREAMFGLLAAMCFGCGVDGGLVRAMADAQDDLVQCFLGLRVFATLPAVTGLIYRNRWRKLVELRRQQEQTYLPLIDARRDRANRHGEAPAYVDTLVDLRVPDEHAASGGNRRRRRRQQQRRLTDGELVGLCSEFLGAGTEPAAAALQWIMANLVKRPDVQRALQKEIDAAVGADAEEVGEEVLGKLEYLNAVIMEGLRLHPTVPMVLRQVMADDHVVLDGRRLPAGTAVHFPLARLARDKAAWADPREFRPERFLAGGEGEGVSLVAAAGSAGEIRMMPFGAGRRICPGMGVAVLHLGYFVANLVREFEWAGAEGDHAVHLRPHLGFFTVMKQPLRARLMRRRRREANPCC from the exons ATGCAAGACGCGCTCATCTTCTTGCTCCCCTTGaccctcctcctcgtccacatCGTCGTCCGTCTCCGGCTCCGGCATGCACCGACGCGCAAGGCAGCCTACGCGCGGCTCGCCGCCGTCAGGTCGGCGCTCCTAAGCAAGCTCCCCACTCTCGGCCTCGGCCAGCCGGATGTCTACGTCACCGACCGTTTCGCCGCGCACCGCCTCCTcgtccgcggcgccgccgccggcggcgcgttcTCGGACCGCCCTCCGTCCATCGTGCCCAGCGCCGTgctctcgcgccgccgccactacAACATCAACTCGGCGCCATACGGCCCGCTCTGGCGCGCCGTCCGCCGCAACCTCACCTCCGAGATCCTCCACCcgtcgcgcctccgccgctacggccccgcccgccgccacgcgcTCGGCGACCTCATCGCGGACCTTGACCGGCAGCGCGCGTTCGGCTCCGGCGGAGTGGTGCTCGCCGCCGAGAGCCTGCGCGAAGCCATGTTCGGCCTGCTGGCCGCGATGTGCTTCGGctgcggcgtcgacggcggcctCGTGCGCGCCATGGCCGACGCCCAGGACGACCTCGTCCAGTGCTTCCTCGGGCTGCGTGTCTTCGCCACGCTCCCCGCGGTCACCGGGCTCATATACCGGAACCGGTGGAGGAAGCTGGTCGAGCTCCGGAGGCAGCAGGAGCAGACGTACCTCCCGCTCATCGACGCCCGTCGCGACCGGGCCAACCGCCACGGCGAGGCCCCGGCGTACGTGGACACGCTTGTCGACCTCCGCGTCCCGGACGAGCACGCCGCCTCGGGCGGCAACCGTCgcaggcgccggcggcagcagcagcggaggcTCACCGACGGCGAGCTCGTGGGGCTTTGCTCCGAGTTTCTCGGTGCCGGCACGgagcccgccgcggcggcgctgcagtggATCATGGCGAACCTGGTCAAACGGCCGGACGTGCAGCGGGCACTCCAGAAGGAGAtcgacgccgccgtgggcgcGGACGCCGAGGAGGTCGGCGAGGAGGTTCTTGGGAAGCTGGAGTACCTCAACGCCGTCATCATGGAAGGGCTCCGGCTGCACCCCACCGTGCCAATGGTGCTTCGTCAG GTGATGGCCGATGACCATGTCGTGCTGGACGGCCGGCGTCTCCCGGCGGGCACGGCGGTGCACTTCCCGTTGGCGAGGCTGGCGCGGGACAAGGCGGCGTGGGCAGACCCGCGCGAGTTCCGGCCGGAGAGGTtcctggccggcggcgagggcgagggcgtgagcctggtggcggccgcgggcagCGCCGGGGAGATCAGGATGATGCCGTTCGGCGCCGGCCGGAGGATCTGCCCGGGCATGGGCGTCGCCGTGCTCCACCTCGGCTACTTCGTTGCCAACCTGGTGAGGGAGTTCGAGtgggcgggggcggagggcgACCACGCCGTCCACCTGCGCCCACACCTCGGGTTCTTCACCGTCATGAAGCAGCCGCTGCGTGCGCGTCTcatgcggcgccggcgccgggaggCCAACCCGTGCTGCTAG
- the LOC120678932 gene encoding lysine-specific histone demethylase 1 homolog 2-like, producing MSPSSPPRRPQRRAASLRPASYDESLGDAALEAYLGDAPSRRVRRLRRLSAEERQRETETEALIALSLGFPIDELLPEERPLLPAHIADAPNDYIVVRNHILASWRADPGAPLPRARVLETVAASYDHLVAAAHGFLAREGHINFGVSAAFPAAPPLDAALQGPPAPAASVIVVGAGLAGLAAARQLLRFGLRVLVLEGRARPGGRVYTSRLGGDKAAVELGGSVITGIHANPLGVLARQLGIPLHKVRDRCPLYYPDGRTVETRLDRSIDLVFNTLLDHATRLREFLNEVAERISLGEGIEKIRRLYHAATTDDERMVLDWHLANLEFSNAGCLSELSLAHWDQDDPYEMGGDHCFLAGGNSRLIHALCDGVPVLYEKTVMRIEHGSDGVSVTVEGGQVFQADMVLCTVPLGVLKSGSIVFDPELPEHKLGAIQRLGFGLLNKVAMVFPHMFWDEDIDTFGCLNKESSKRGEYFLFYSYHTVSGGAVLIALVAGEAALEFEKVDPVVALHRVLAILRGIYGPKGVTVPDPIQSVCTRWGSDPFCLGSYSHIRVGSSGADYDILAESVNDRLFFAGEATIRAYPATMHGALLSGLREASKIHRAAESIMNSDQKKYTVPNSLRPPNGALEDIFSEPDLAFGRFSFVFSSVTLDDPEAPGLARISLDNLLLQPKNNEPKEDEKVQDPAAEKIVLQTFHLYATISREQADRLQNSSNDDKGRLGLLCKDLGVKLMGYDSTCDVCSDMILSILSARKARKRLQHPKYFKISH from the exons atgtcgccgtcgtcgccaccGCGCCGGCCGCAGCGCCGCGCGGCGTCGTTGCGCCCGGCCTCGTACGACGAGTCCCTCGGTGACGCCGCGCTGGAGGCCTACCTGGGCGACGCCCCCTCGCGGCGGGTGCGGCGCCTGCGCCGCCTCTCGGCGGAGGAGCGGCAGCGGGAGACGGAGACGGAGGCGCTCATCGCGCTCTCGCTGGGCTTCCCCATCGACGAGCTGCTCCCCGAGGAGCGGCCCCTCCTGCCCGCCCACATCGCCGACGCGCCCAACGACTACATCGTCGTCCGCAACCACATCCTCGCCTCCTGGCGCGCCGACCCGGGCGcgccgctgccccgcgcgcgcgtcctcgagaccgtcgccgcctcctacgaccacctcgtcgccgccgcgcacgggtTCCTCGCCCGCGAGGGCCACATCAACTTCGGCGTCTCCGCCGCCttcccggccgcgccgcccctggaCGCCGCCCTCCAGGgcccgcccgcccccgccgcctcggTCATCGTCGTCGGCGCGGGCCTCGcggggctcgccgccgcgcgacaGCTGCTCCGCTTCGGCCTCCGGGTGCTCGTCCTCGAgggccgcgcgcgccccggcgGCCGCGTCTACACATCCCGCCTAGGCGGGGATAaggccgccgtcgagctcggCGGCAGCGTTATCACCGGAATCCACGCTAATCCGCTCGGCGTGCTCGCGCGGCAGCTTGGCATTCCGCTGCACAAGGTGCGGGACCGCTGCCCGCTCTACTACCCGGACGGCCGCACCGTGGAGACCAGGCTGGACAGGAGCATAGATCTGGTGTTCAACACGCTTCTCGACCATGCCACCAGGCTCCGGGAGTTTCTGAATGAGGTCGCGGAGAGGATCTCGCTGGGGGAAGGCATCGAGAAGATCAGAAGGCTGTACCATGCGGCCACGACGGATGACGAGCGGATGGTTTTGGATTGGCATTTGGCGAATCTGGAATTCTCCAATGCTGGTTGCCTGTCAGAGCTCTCACTCGCACATTGGGACCAAGACGATCCTTATGAGATGGGGGGAGATCATTGCTTCCTAGCCGGAGGGAATTCCCGGCTCATACATGCCTTGTGTGATGGTGTGCCCGTGTTGTATGAGAAGACGGTGATGCGAATTGAGCATGGATCCGATGGGGTTAGCGTCACAGTGGAAGGAGGGCAGGTTTTCCAGGCTGACATGGTTTTGTGCACTGTACCCCTTGGGGTGCTCAAGAGTGGTAGCATCGTGTTCGACCCAGAGTTGCCTGAGCATAAGCTTGGGGCAATACAGAGGTTGGGGTTTGGGTTGCTGAACAAGGTGGCCATGGTGTTTCCTCACATGTTCTGGGATGAGGATATCGATACATTTGGGTGTTTGAACAAGGAGAGTAGCAAGCGTGGGGAGTACTTTCTGTTCTATAGCTACCACACTGTCTCTGGCGGAGCAGTGCTTATTGCACTTGTGGCTGGAGAGGCTGCTTTGGAGTTTGAAAAGGTCGATCCTGTTGTTGCACTTCACCGAGTACTTGCCATTCTTAGAG GTATCTATGGTCCAAAGGGTGTTACTGTTCCTGATCCCATTCAGTCGGTTTGCACAAGATGGGGTAGTGATCCGTTTTGCCTAGGTTCATACTCCCACATCAGAGTTGGGTCTTCTGGTGCCGACTATGATATTCTTGCTGAGAGTGTGAATGATCGGctcttctttgctggagaagccACGATTCGTGCGTACCCAGCAACAATGCATGGTGCCTTGTTGAGCGGATTAAGAGAAGCTTCCAAAATTCATCGTGCGGCAGAGAGTATAATGAATTCTGACCAGAAGAAGTATACCGTGCCTAATAGCCTGAGACCACCCAATGGTGCCCTTGAAGATATTTTCTCCGAGCCAGATCTTGCATTCGGGAGATTCTCGTTCGTGTTCTCCTCAGTGACACTTGATGATCCTGAGGCTCCAGGACTAGCCCGGATTTCACTCGACAATTTGCTGCTGCAGCCCAAGAAtaatgaaccaaaagaagatgaAAAGGTTCAAGACCCTGCAGCTGAGAAAATCGTCCTTCAGACCTTCCATTTGTATGCCACCATCTCCCGAGAGCAGGCTGATCGACTGCAAAATTCAAGCAACGACGACAAAGGTAGGTTAGGATTGTTATGCAAGGATCTCGGTGTAAAGCTGATGGGCTATGATAGTACGTGTGATGTATGTAGTGATATGATCTTGAGCATCTTGAGCGCACGGAAAGCCAGGAAACGGCTGCAGCACCCCAAGTACTTCAAGATCTCGCATTGA
- the LOC120678948 gene encoding beta-glucuronosyltransferase GlcAT14B-like, protein MRKNWGLSSGSARQFGDRRWLLPFLASLLVTATLLLAAAYGLFSPPYPGGGGGGGAALFDAVSLADWDDGARSVEAGIRDRLLGGDAAADDENPDDAAVNSDDSDAEPPRIAYLLEGTKGDGLRMRRTLQAIYHPRNQYILHLDLEAPPRERIDLAMYVKGDPMFSQVGNVRVIAKGNLVTYKGPTMVACTLHAVAILLKEGLDWDWFINLSASDYPLMTQDDILHVFSSLPRNLNFIEHFQLSGWKVNIRAKPIVLDPGLYLLKKFDLTMTTERRELPTSFKLYTGSAWIMLTKSFLEYCIWGWDNLPRNLLMYYVNFISSPEGYFHTVICNSNDFRGTAVSHDLHYIAWDYPPKQHPLILSMKDFNKMVKSGAPFARKFPKDDKVLDKIDRELLHRSEGRFTPGAWCDGSSEGGADPCLSRGEDSVFEPGPGAERLRGLMKKVLSWDYRNGSCSSLAYDQTKRDWYVPKSKG, encoded by the exons ATGAGGAAGAATTGGGGGCTCAGCTCCGGCTCCGCGCGGCAGTTCGGTGACCGCCGGTGGCTGCTCCCCTTCCTCGCGAGCCTGCTCGTCACGGCCACGCtcttgctcgccgccgcctacgGGCTCTTCTCGCCGCCctaccccggcggcggcggcggcggcggcgcggccctgtTCGACGCCGTCTCCCTCGCCGACTGGGACGACGGCGCCCGCTCCGTCGAGGCCGGGATCAGGGACCGCCTTCtgggcggcgacgccgccgccgatgacGAGAACCCCGACGACGCCGCCGTCAACTCGGACGACTCCGATGCCGAGCCGCCGCGGATCGCGTACCTCCTCGAGGGCACCAAGGGGGACGGCCTGCGGATGCGCCGGACGCTGCAGGCCATCTACCACCCGCGCAACCAGTACATCCTGCACCTCGAcctggaggcgccgccgcgggagcggaTCGACCTCGCCATGTACGTCAAGGGCGACCCCATGTTCAGCCAGGTCGGGAACGTCAGGGTCATCGCCAAGGGCAACCTCGTCACCTACAAGGGGCCAACCATGGTCGCCTGCACGCTGCACGCCGTGGCCATCCTCCTCAAGGAGGGGCTCGACTGGGACTGGTTCATCAATCTCAGCGCCTCGGATTACCCGCTCATGACACAAGATG ATATACTCCACGTGTTCTCTTCTTTGCCAAGAAATCTTAATTTTATAGAGCACTTTCAGTTATCTGGGTGGAAAGT TAATATAAGGGCAAAACCAATTGTTCTGGACCCAGGGCTTTATCTATTGAAAAAGTTTGACCTTACTATGACTACTGAGCGGAGGGAATTGCCAACATCTTTCAAATTATATACCG GTTCTGCTTGGATAATGCTTACAAAATCCTTCCTCGAGTACTGTATATGGGGTTGGGATAATCTCCCACGAAACCTCCTGATGTACTATGTCAACTTCATCTCCTCGCCAGAAGGCTATTTCCATACTGTCATCTGCAACTCTAATGATTTTCGGGGCACTGCAGTTAGCCATGATCTGCACTACATCGCTTGGGACTACCCTCCAAAGCAGCACCCACTGATCCTCTCGATGAAGGACTTCAACAAGATGGTGAAGAGTGGTGCGCCATTTGCACGGAAATTTCCCAAGGACGACAAGGTCCTGGACAAGATCGACCGTGAACTTTTGCACCGCTCGGAGGGTCGGTTCACCCCAGGAGCGTGGTGTGATGGGAGCTCAGAAGGAGGGGCTGATCCATGCTTGTCTAGGGGTGAGGACTCTGTTTTTGAGCCTGGCCCTGGTGCCGAGAGGTTGCGAGGCCTGATGAAAAAGGTTCTTTCATGGGATTACCGCAATGGAAGCTGCTCGTCCCTCGCTTATGATCAGACGAAAAGAGATTGGTATGTTCCGAAAAGTAAAGGATAA